GGCGACGATGGGCGTGTCCCCGCGGTCGAACAACCTGGGCGTCAGGCCAGAACGCGCCCAGAGGTTGCCCTAGACTAGCCACGGAAACACACTGAACGGAAAGGTGCGCACGTGCCCTCGAAACGCCGTCTCCGCTGGGCGTTCGTCCCGGTCGGGATCGCCGCGGCCCTCGTGCTCGCGGGATGCACTCCGACCGAGTTGAACGGGTACCTGCCCGGCTTCGTCGAGGAGGGTACGCCGGCGACCAACCGGACCGAACTCGTCTCGGGTCTCTGGGTCAACTCCTGGATCGTCCTCCTCGCCGTCGGCGTGGTGACCTGGGGCCTCATGGGCTGGGCGGCGATCGCCTACCGGCGGCGCAAGGGTCAGACCGGCCTTCCCGTCCAGCTGCGGTACAACATGCCGATCGAGATCTTCTACACGATCGTGCCGTTGATCCTCGTCGTCGGCTTCTTCGCCTTCACCGCCCGCGATCAGGCGATCATCGAGACGCAGTACGAAGACCCCGATGTCTCGATCACCGCGATCGGCAAGCAGTGGGCGTGGGATTTCCAGTACAACGGCGAGGACGAGGACAACTCCGACGCCGTGTGGAGCATGGGCGTGCAGGCCGAGCCCGACGCGCGCGGCGACTACGACCAGGCGGCGCTGCCGACCCTGTACCTTCCCGTGAACCAGACGGTGAAGATCGATCTCGAAGCCCGCGACGTCATCCACAGCTTCTGGATCATCGACTTCCTCTACAAGAAGGACATGTACATCGGCAAGGACAACGAATGGTCCTTCACGCCGACCCGAGAGGGCACGTACGCCGGCAAGTGCGCCGAGCTCTGCGGCGAGTACCACTCCGCGATGCTCTTCAACGTCGAGGTCGTCAGCGAGGCGGAGTACGAGCAGTACCTCGACTCTCTCCGCGATCGCGGCCAGACCGGTGACATCACCGATGCGTACGACCGGTTGCAGAACCTTCCCGGCACCGGGGCGGGCTCCGAGACGGAGACCAGCTCGAGCGGGGAAACGAGCACAGAGGATCAGGGCTGATCATGGCGACGACACTGCCACTGCAGGAATCCACCCCCGGCCGCTCGACCACGCTGCCGCCGCGACAGGCCGCGCTGCTGAGCTCGTCCCGCGTCGAGCAGAAGGGCAACATCGTCGTCAAGTGGATCACCTCCACTGACCACAAGACGATCGGGTACATGTACCTGATCGCGTCGGTGGTGTTCTTCATGTTCGCCGGCGTGATGGCCCTCATCATCCG
The Microbacterium sp. SLBN-154 DNA segment above includes these coding regions:
- the ctaC gene encoding aa3-type cytochrome oxidase subunit II translates to MPSKRRLRWAFVPVGIAAALVLAGCTPTELNGYLPGFVEEGTPATNRTELVSGLWVNSWIVLLAVGVVTWGLMGWAAIAYRRRKGQTGLPVQLRYNMPIEIFYTIVPLILVVGFFAFTARDQAIIETQYEDPDVSITAIGKQWAWDFQYNGEDEDNSDAVWSMGVQAEPDARGDYDQAALPTLYLPVNQTVKIDLEARDVIHSFWIIDFLYKKDMYIGKDNEWSFTPTREGTYAGKCAELCGEYHSAMLFNVEVVSEAEYEQYLDSLRDRGQTGDITDAYDRLQNLPGTGAGSETETSSSGETSTEDQG